In Lusitaniella coriacea LEGE 07157, the genomic stretch GCTTTTATGCAATCCTCTTCTTTACCCACACTCCCATAACCACCGCTAGGACGAATGGATGGTTGCTAGGGCCCTTTCCCCAAGGGGGACTGTGGCATCCTTTGAAAATGGCAGAATTTACTCAGATCGATTGGGGCATTATCCTCGAACAAAGCGGAACCATTGCAACGCTAATGTTCATCAGCCTTCTATCTTTAGTTTTGACCAATAATGGTATCGAACTGGCGGTAGAACGGGATATTAATTTGAGTCGGGAACTCAAAGCCGTTGGAATTGCCAACCTCGCCGCAGGGATGGGGAGTGGGATGGCAGGAAATCAAGCCCTTCCCAGTACGCTTTTGGTACACAAAATGGGGGCAAATAATCGCTTGGCAGGGGTTTTCAAGCTGATTCCCTGTACTGCGGTCTTAATTCTTGGTTCTTCTTTTTTATCTTTTTTCCCCAAGCCAATTCTCGGCGGATTGCTTCTTTATCTTGGGATCGATTTACTTTGGCAATGGGTTTACAAAGCTGCGTTTAAATTGCCCGTTCTGGATTATTTAACGGTTTTGTCGATCGCGATCGCGATTAATATTTTCGGTTTTCTTCAAGGGGTTGTTTTTGGCTTAACCCTATCTGTCTTTCTTTTTACCCTTAAATACAGTCGCGTGGATGCCACCAAAAATGAATCATCCAGCGCAATCCAACGTAGCAATATCGAACGTTCCCACGAACAAGTAGAAATTTTGAACCAAAAGGGAGAACAAATTTATATTCTTCAACTACATGGTTTCATCTTTTTTGGTACAGCAAATCAGTTACTCGACCAAGTGCGCGATCGCGTCGAACAAATTCCCCAAAAATCTCTAAATTACATCCTGCTTGATTTCCATCTCGTAAGCGGACTGGATTCTTCGGCAGTATTGAGTTTTTATAAAATCAAAAAGCTCGCTCAACAACAGAATTTAATCCTTGTTTATGCGGGATTAGAATCTACTGTAGAAACGTTACTCCAGCAAGGCGAAGCTTTAGAAGAATCTCCCCAAATTCAAACTTTTCCCAAGTTCGATCGCGGTTTAGCGTGGTGCGAAGAACAGATTTTGCAGTTGGAATATCGGGAGGAATTAAGCTGTGACGCATTTAAATTGGGAATGAGACTACAGAAGTGAGTTTGGGAATAGCAAGTTTCTTGCTGAAAGCTGACTGCTAGACAAGCCATACACTTTGTTTGCAAATCATGTCGTCAAGTGGGATAAAAATCTACTTGAATAAAGAGGGGATATCTCTCAAAAGCCGAACTCCTCCCACAAAAACCGCAAACAGTTCTAAGCGTCCCAGGAACATTCCCACTACCTCAGCCCACAATAACCCTGAAGGAGCATCCGCAGAGGTTACGCCAACCGATAAACCCACCGTGCCAATCGCACTTGCATACTCAAAAAGGCTTTCCGGGAGAGAATAACCGTAGGCGGTGAGAATTAATGTTCCTACTCCCCAGAAAATGAGATAAAGGAAAATAAACATACTCACGGTCAGGATTTGACTATCTTGCAGGAAAGAGCGACGATCGCGCTGCCACAAATCCGCTTCGGTAATGGCACTCTCCGGTAAGAGCATTCGCCGCATTTCTCGCACTAAAGCGCGATAGAGAATGTAGATTCGCAACTGCTTAATGCCGCCAGCCGTGGCACCCGATCCCCCGCCAATCAGCATAAGAACGATCAGAACGAACCAGCCGACGCTGTTCCAATCCCCATACCCAACAGTGGAAAAACCGGTTGTGGAAATGGCTGTAATCGTCTCGAAAATCGCCACCCGTACCGCCTTACCCAGACTGGGATACAATCCAGAGGCAACGCCGAGAAAGAGGATTAAGGCACAGACGGGAATCATGAGCGCCAGCAGTCTCACCTCTCCGTTGCGCGTCACCGCTTTGAATTTCCCCTTAAGCAAGAGGTAGCTGGTGACGAAGTTGAGGGTGCCAAAGAGCATGAGGACGATGGTAACCGCTTCGACAGAAGGACTGTCCCAGTAGCCGATGGAGTTGGTGCGCGTGGAAAATCCCCCAGTTGAGAGTGCGGCGAAAGCCTGATTGATGGCATCGAACCAACCCATTCCTGCGAGCCTCAGCCCGATCGTTCCCACCGCCACGTATCCTGTATAGATACCGAGGACTAGTTTGGCAGATCGTCGAACGTTGGGTACTAATTGGTCGGTACGACCTTCAGCGAGGGTGAGTCCTGCTCCGGCGATTCCGGTAATCGTGCTGAGAGTGATGATGGCAAATCCCGCGCCGCCGACGAGTTCGATGATACTGCGATAGAGCAAAATCAGGCGGGAGGCTTGGGTCACATCTACTACCGATAAACCCGTTGTTGTCCAGCCGCTGGTGGACTCGAAGACCGCTTGGGTAAAGTTGAGTCCGCCAATGCCGATGAAGGGGAAGGTTCCCGCAAAAATTGCAAATAGCCAGGTGAGAAGAACAATGACGGTTCCTTCTTGCCAAGTCAAACTCTCTGTTGAAGAAGGGGTTAAGCTGCGCCAGAGGATTACCCCAACTAAGCTGAGGATCGCTCCAGGCAGGAGAAACCCCCAGGCGATGTTAATTTCTTCGGGATAGAAGATTAATGCCAGGAGGGGGGAAAGAATGAACAATCCCGCGATCGCGATTCCCAACCCCGTATAGCTCAAAATGGCACGGTAGCGTCGGCGCAAGAACTGTCCGTAGCGCCCTGTTTTTGATGATGTTAATGTCATTTCAGTCATCAGTTATCTGTCATCAGTTATTCAGTCAATAGGGAATAGGGAATAGGGAATAGGGAATAGGTTTCAATCATTCAGTCATCAGATGGAAGACGGGGAAGGGGTAAAGCGCCGAGACCCCGCGCCGCCGTGAGGCGCAAACGTCCGGCACAAGCATTTGAGGAAAACTGAGGGGCTGTGTTTCGAGGTTTCCTCGAAACCCTGTACGCCCCGTCAAATGACGCGGACTTGGGAACGCTCGGCAAGACAGGGGAAAGGGGAAGGGAGAAAATTAGTTGTCAGGTAATTAGCAATAGTCATTAACACTCTCCATATCCATGTCTCCATGTCCTCAAAAAAACTCCCCCTGCTCCCCCTGCTCCGCGTCTCCGCGTCTCCCCGTCCCCTCATTGCTCCCCAGTGAGAGAGCGCACCAATTGACCGTAATATTCCGGTTGAGCGACTAGAATGAGGCGATCGCGCGACCGCAATTGAGTCGAACCATCCGGTACGAGCAATGCTTCGTCGCGAAGAATACAAGCAATTAACGTCCCGACGGGGAGGTCTAGGGTTTCCAATTGTTTTCCCACCGCAAAGGTGTCCTCTCCCAAAACCAATTCAGTGACGTTTGCTTTCCCATCGGCAACGGGTAATACATTCCGAACTTCCTCAAAACCCGCTTGTTGCTCGATTAAATTGGCAATAATCTCCGTTGCGGAAAATGCCACGCTGACCCCCAATCGCTCAAAAACCTCTCGATTTTCAGGATCGTTGACCAGTGCAATCGTGCGAGCTACGCCGTAATGCTGCTGGGCAATCTGACAGGCAATCAAGTTATCTTGATCGTAAGGGGTTAGTCCTAAAACCACGTCTGCTTGATAAGCACCCGCATCTTGCAGGGTTTTGAGGCTGCTGCCATCGCCAACAATTGCCGTTGCTTTAAGCTTGCGCGCCAACGCTGTGGCTTCGGTGGCATCCCGATTCACAACGGTGACGTTGTAACCCTTGCTTGTGAACTGCTTGGCTAAAAAATAAGTTAATTTGCCGCCGCCAATTGCGATAATTCTCATAACTCCTTTAAGAAAACCTCCGCAGAGAGCTTGGTTGGACTAATAGTGGCAATGCCAAACTCTTGATACAACTCTTCTCTTGCTGGATCGAACACTCTTGCCAACACTTTGGGAACGCCAAAGATCGTTTTTGCCACTTGCGCCACCATCAGGTTTACATTGTCGCGATCGGTCACCGCAAGCAAACAATCGGCTTGGTCTGCTTTTGCACTTTTGAGTATGGCTAATTCCACCGCATCGCCAGCAATTTTGAAACCGCCAAACTCCGCACTCAATTGATTAAAGGCATCCTCGCTCGTATCGACAATGACAACGCTATTTCCGCGATCGCTCAGGGTAGAAGCCAAAATCGAACCCAAACGACCGCAGCCAACAACAACAATATATTGAGACTTTGCCATTTTCACCTCCTCACTCCCATAACTTTAATTGAATTGCAACTCTAAAGGCTCGGTCGGCTGCTTGGCGATCGCGTCGCACGGGACAAATTCTCTTGAGCAAGCTGATAGGTTGGGTCGAGGTCGAGTGCAACGCGGTAATTTTTTAACGCCTCCGATTGCTCTCCCAAAACCTCTTGCAACTCCCCCAGAAAATTGAACGCTTCGGGTCGAGAGGGATCGAGTGCAACGGCTTGTTTTACGGACTCAATGGCGCGTTGAAATTCTCGCTTGCTGGCATTATGTTTGGCAATATCTAAAGTAGACTCGTAGTTAGATTCCTGTTCGGTTTCTGAGTTCCGACGAGATAGAACGCGAGCGATTGCATCCCGCAATTCTCGTGGCGTGAACGGCTTTTGAATAAAATCAACTGCACCTAACTTCATCGCTTCTACTGCATTGTCTACTGTCCCGTGAGCGGAAATCACCAAAAATTGAATGTCTGGGTACAATTTGACCGCACGTTCCAACAATTCCAAACCGCCAATTCCCGGCATCTGTAAATCTGTCAAAATCAAATCGTAGTTTTCGGCTTCCAAATATCTCAAAGCCTCTTCGCCATTCACCGCCGTTCTAACTTCATAACCCAGGGGATCGAGTGCCTGCGCGATAGTGAGGCGAATATTTTTTTGATCGTCTACCACTAAAATTTTTTCTGATGCCATTTTGAATTTTTCCTCCATTAAATTAATTTGACGAACCGCGATCGGAAACAACTGGAACCGAAAATGCGAACGTACTTCCTTCTCCTGGGGTAGAATCAACCCAAATTTTCCCCCCGTGTGCTTGAACCATTTCCTTGCAAATGGCTAGACCCAAACCGCTCCCTCCCACATCTTTTTCGGTCTTAACTTGTACGAATTTATCAAAGATTTTACTCTGATATTCCCAAGGAATGCCTTCTCCGTTATCTTCAACTGAAAATTGAATCCAGGTTCCCTTTTTATAGGCTGAAACTTGAATTTCCCCGCCAACTTCCGTGTAGCGCAGTGCATTGGCAATTAGATTGGTTAGAACCCAAACAATTTTATTGGGATCGGCTCTAACTTGGGGTAAGTTTTCGGGTACGTGCTGAAGGAGTTCGATCTGTTTTTCCTCCGCTTGAATTTGGAGTGCCGATACTGCTTTTTCGAGTAAAAAGTCCGCCTCCACTTCCGAAAATTCCATCTCAAGCCGTCCGGACTCGATTTTGGACAAATCGAGTAGATCGTTGACAAGACCGCGCAATCGCTCCACGTCTTCTTCTGCGGCTTGCAGGAGTTCGATTTCGCGATCGGATAATTTTTCTTGGGTCGTTTCCAACAACAAATTAATACTCATTGCCATTCCAGTGAGCGGCGTTCGCAATTCATGGGAAGCTGTTGCCACAAATTCACTTTTTAAGCGATCGAGTTCCTTGAGTTTGGTAATATCTTGTAGGAGTAAAACAACTCCAAGAACTTTATCGGAGTTGACAGTTACAGGGGTTATGGAAATCCTATAATATAAAGTGTTTTTTCCTTTCTCCACAGAGATAACGGATTCTTTTTCATCAATTTCAGGGGGCTTTCCTGTTTGAGCCGTTCTTTTTATATATTCGTACAAAGTCTGATGATTAAAGATATCCAGGAAGTGGTTTCCTGCCGCAATTTTCTCAGGCGTTTTAACCAAACGAGCGGCTGCTTGATTGATCGCAATAATTTTGAATTCAGAGTCAACAACAATCAACCCATCGCTAATACTCAAAATAATTGCTTCGCTGCGTTGTTTTTCAGCTATGACTTTTTCGACATTAAGCGCCTGGAACGCTTTGAGTTTTTGGCTCATGGTCGTAATTTCCCATGCCAATACGCCCAACTCATCATTAGAGAGGCTATCAATTTCTATATCATAATTTCCCTCAGAAATCTGCTCGGTTGCGCGAGTCATTTTCCGAAGCGGTCGCACCAACCGATTGGCAAGAATAAAACTAAACCCCAAACCCAATCCTGCTGCCGTTCCTCCAGCAAGGATCGTTGACCAGATAGCCTGTTGAGAGATTCTTTGAGTATTTTGCGATGCGATTTGCATTGCTTCTTTGTTGATTTCTCGCAGTGCAATCGAACTTTCTCTAACTAATTTCAGGGAAGGTTGTAGCGTTTCGTAGTAGTCATCAATTGATAGTTCCGTTTGAGGATCGGAGGATTGTTGAACTTGTTCTGCTGTAGCGATATAATCCTGATAGCGACGTTCTAAGGTATTTAATATTTCTCGTTCTTGGGGAATTGTAATGTTTCCTTCCGCACGCTCGAAGGAGAGTAAAAACTGAACTTGACTGTCTAGAAACTGCTTTCTTCCCTGTTCTCTATCTTTAAGAAGAAAGAGTAAAATTGCATTATCTTGATAGCCGATCGCGTCAATCATACTTTCCGCATAACGGATGCTTTGATAGTTCTCCTGGAGAATGGCTTCGCTCGATCTTCCTAATCGGCGTAAATTAATAACACCCCAGCTACAGACGAGAATTGTAAGTGCAAGCACTGCGCCGTAGCCCATTAATATCTTTGTTTTAAGTCTCACCTTTGGCGTATATAGGTAAAAATAAAAGATGCTTGAATGATTATACCTTTCAATAAACAACTCCACTGTAGATATTTCTTCCAATCTACAGCGAAGTTAAAATGTAGTTTTTCCCAACGAAGCCAGCAAGTTTTTTCCCGTCTATATAACTCCGGGACCCTTCCCTCCTTCTTGGTTAACTTCTTTTAATTCTTGCTCGCGTTCGGCAGCGAGAGCTTTTTCTTTCTCTTCTAAGTCACCGCGTTCTTCATAATACATTTCCGGCTCAATTGCATAGTTATTGGCAATACCTTCTTTGTCTACAGTCATGCCGCCTGTCGTATCAATACTTCCCTTGGGTTGAGGCATTTCTTTATACTCTCCACCCTCTCGTTCCATGCGAGCCGCCGTTTCCGCTGAAGTAATACCGCGATCGTAACCGGCATCTCCTTGATTGACTGCTTCTTTTTTAGTTGACATTTGTATCTCCTTTGTTCTTATTCTTTGTACTTGTAATTCTGATTTTTGGATGGGAGCTGAAGAGGAAAAGTCACTTCTCTTTTCAACTTCTCATAACAGCATATACTGCTTATTTGTCAATATCTGGAATGACATCGGGACGTTCTTTATTTTCCCAACCAACAGGACGTTTAGAGTTAAACCAAGCAATAGAGCCAATGACTGTGGCTGCGATGAAACCCACTACGAGTGTTGCTGTTGCTGCAAAGGGGAAGTGGGATGCACTTGCAGTTGCGGCTATTATTAATGGCATAAAAATAGAATGACCTCGTATTTTTAATGACGTTCGCTACATATCCTAACTGAAGCCGAGAATGGCAAGCATCTACCGTTTTATAGAGCTTTAGTTTCAATCTAAGGGTAGAGGTTTAGCGCGCAATGCGACTGAAATGGAACTGCTATGGATTAGGTGGACGCACCGCTCACTTGGATGTCCTTGACGCGCACGGGAACGCACGCATGAGTCATTTGAGCAATTTGCATGGGTTCTCCTTTTCCACAGATGTGGGTACCACACTGCTGCAATTCTGAGGCATTTCCGATCGCGTCCACGCGGTTCCAAAAATCAGTGGTCATGGCGTGGTAGGTGACATTTTTGAGCATTCCCACGATTTTTCCCTTTTCGACTTTCCAAAAGGCATCGCCGCCAAATTGGAAGTTACGGCGCTGTTGGTCGATGGAAAAACTACCGATACCGTCGATCAAAATGCCGTCTTCTGTATTGGCGACCATTTCTGCTAAACTTGCAGTATGCTCCCCTCCCTCTTCACCG encodes the following:
- a CDS encoding potassium channel family protein translates to MRIIAIGGGKLTYFLAKQFTSKGYNVTVVNRDATEATALARKLKATAIVGDGSSLKTLQDAGAYQADVVLGLTPYDQDNLIACQIAQQHYGVARTIALVNDPENREVFERLGVSVAFSATEIIANLIEQQAGFEEVRNVLPVADGKANVTELVLGEDTFAVGKQLETLDLPVGTLIACILRDEALLVPDGSTQLRSRDRLILVAQPEYYGQLVRSLTGEQ
- a CDS encoding HAMP domain-containing sensor histidine kinase: MRLKTKILMGYGAVLALTILVCSWGVINLRRLGRSSEAILQENYQSIRYAESMIDAIGYQDNAILLFLLKDREQGRKQFLDSQVQFLLSFERAEGNITIPQEREILNTLERRYQDYIATAEQVQQSSDPQTELSIDDYYETLQPSLKLVRESSIALREINKEAMQIASQNTQRISQQAIWSTILAGGTAAGLGLGFSFILANRLVRPLRKMTRATEQISEGNYDIEIDSLSNDELGVLAWEITTMSQKLKAFQALNVEKVIAEKQRSEAIILSISDGLIVVDSEFKIIAINQAAARLVKTPEKIAAGNHFLDIFNHQTLYEYIKRTAQTGKPPEIDEKESVISVEKGKNTLYYRISITPVTVNSDKVLGVVLLLQDITKLKELDRLKSEFVATASHELRTPLTGMAMSINLLLETTQEKLSDREIELLQAAEEDVERLRGLVNDLLDLSKIESGRLEMEFSEVEADFLLEKAVSALQIQAEEKQIELLQHVPENLPQVRADPNKIVWVLTNLIANALRYTEVGGEIQVSAYKKGTWIQFSVEDNGEGIPWEYQSKIFDKFVQVKTEKDVGGSGLGLAICKEMVQAHGGKIWVDSTPGEGSTFAFSVPVVSDRGSSN
- a CDS encoding SulP family inorganic anion transporter gives rise to the protein MIQPLTLPSTSSVEQPSFWEEFQPNRLLSSLMAGLVTGVIGVIRAISYAALIFSGHLAIHLNVGVGIAVYSTAAISIVVALMSSLPGMIATPLAAPTAVLAVLAAAIAERMSNAPDEQCLLTVTAAIAIGSLCTGLFLVLLGIFKLGKTISSIPYPVVGGFMAGTGWLLVAGGIQVMTDRALSPSQLPFLIQLPLFLHWLPGLILALLLLIVSKRYQHYLIMPGSLLCAIGSFYAILFFTHTPITTARTNGWLLGPFPQGGLWHPLKMAEFTQIDWGIILEQSGTIATLMFISLLSLVLTNNGIELAVERDINLSRELKAVGIANLAAGMGSGMAGNQALPSTLLVHKMGANNRLAGVFKLIPCTAVLILGSSFLSFFPKPILGGLLLYLGIDLLWQWVYKAAFKLPVLDYLTVLSIAIAINIFGFLQGVVFGLTLSVFLFTLKYSRVDATKNESSSAIQRSNIERSHEQVEILNQKGEQIYILQLHGFIFFGTANQLLDQVRDRVEQIPQKSLNYILLDFHLVSGLDSSAVLSFYKIKKLAQQQNLILVYAGLESTVETLLQQGEALEESPQIQTFPKFDRGLAWCEEQILQLEYREELSCDAFKLGMRLQK
- a CDS encoding TrkH family potassium uptake protein encodes the protein MTLTSSKTGRYGQFLRRRYRAILSYTGLGIAIAGLFILSPLLALIFYPEEINIAWGFLLPGAILSLVGVILWRSLTPSSTESLTWQEGTVIVLLTWLFAIFAGTFPFIGIGGLNFTQAVFESTSGWTTTGLSVVDVTQASRLILLYRSIIELVGGAGFAIITLSTITGIAGAGLTLAEGRTDQLVPNVRRSAKLVLGIYTGYVAVGTIGLRLAGMGWFDAINQAFAALSTGGFSTRTNSIGYWDSPSVEAVTIVLMLFGTLNFVTSYLLLKGKFKAVTRNGEVRLLALMIPVCALILFLGVASGLYPSLGKAVRVAIFETITAISTTGFSTVGYGDWNSVGWFVLIVLMLIGGGSGATAGGIKQLRIYILYRALVREMRRMLLPESAITEADLWQRDRRSFLQDSQILTVSMFIFLYLIFWGVGTLILTAYGYSLPESLFEYASAIGTVGLSVGVTSADAPSGLLWAEVVGMFLGRLELFAVFVGGVRLLRDIPSLFK
- the psb35 gene encoding photosystem II assembly protein Psb35; translation: MPLIIAATASASHFPFAATATLVVGFIAATVIGSIAWFNSKRPVGWENKERPDVIPDIDK
- a CDS encoding potassium channel family protein, which translates into the protein MAKSQYIVVVGCGRLGSILASTLSDRGNSVVIVDTSEDAFNQLSAEFGGFKIAGDAVELAILKSAKADQADCLLAVTDRDNVNLMVAQVAKTIFGVPKVLARVFDPAREELYQEFGIATISPTKLSAEVFLKEL
- a CDS encoding sigma-54-dependent transcriptional regulator, with protein sequence MASEKILVVDDQKNIRLTIAQALDPLGYEVRTAVNGEEALRYLEAENYDLILTDLQMPGIGGLELLERAVKLYPDIQFLVISAHGTVDNAVEAMKLGAVDFIQKPFTPRELRDAIARVLSRRNSETEQESNYESTLDIAKHNASKREFQRAIESVKQAVALDPSRPEAFNFLGELQEVLGEQSEALKNYRVALDLDPTYQLAQENLSRATRSPSSRPSL